Genomic window (Gelria sp. Kuro-4):
GCTTGGGATGGTACCTTGGATTTGACCTGGGAACGACGACTTCTAAGGGCATCCTGGTCGACCGATGTGGACGGCCATTGGGCAGCGAGGCGGTTACCCACGAGGTTTCTTTCCCGAGACCCGGGTGGGCCGAGCAAGATCCTGAGGCCTGGTGGGAGGAGTTCTCGCGCATCTGCCGTGTCCTTCTGAGCCGCGGGGATGTCAGACCGGAGGAAGTCAAGGCTATCGGGTGCAGCGGAATGATGCCCACAGTGGTGGCGCTGGATGCATCCAGTACCCCCCTGAGGCCCGCAATCCTTTACGGGATCGATTCCCGAGCGGCGGATGAGATCCGGATCATACAGCAGATTCAGGCTTCATCCGGCGAAACCGGCCGTGCCTTGACGTCGCAGTCGGCGGCTCCGAAGGTTCTCTGGCTAAAACGAAACGAACCGGAGGTGTTTCGGAAAGCTTGTACAATCGTCAGCGCAACCGGCTTCTTGGTCTACAGGTTAACGGGAATCGCCACCATTGACGTGCCTACCGCTGTCGAGTTCAATCCGCTGTTTGACCCGGTCAAGCTGGAGTGGGATCCGAGGTGGTGTTGCGAGTTGGGTATTCCCCAGGCGATACTTCCGCGGGTCGTGCCGGCCACGGAAGTAGTCGGTAGGGTTACCCCCTGGGCCGCTCAGAAAACTGGTATCCCGGCGGGGACGCCTGTGATTGCGGGGACGGGCGATGTGCTGGCCGACCGGCTCGCCATGGGAATGACGCTACCTGGGGATTCTGCGTTAACCTACGGGACGACGATGACCGTCAGCGTGTTGGTCAAGAGCATCAAAAACGACAGCAGGTTGCTGATCGGACCTTACGTTATTCCCGGCTTGTATCGGGTTTCTGGGGCTACGAACGCATCGGGATCGCTTTTGAGCTGGTTGTGCCGGATATTAGGGTCTGACGCG
Coding sequences:
- a CDS encoding FGGY-family carbohydrate kinase, producing the protein MGWYLGFDLGTTTSKGILVDRCGRPLGSEAVTHEVSFPRPGWAEQDPEAWWEEFSRICRVLLSRGDVRPEEVKAIGCSGMMPTVVALDASSTPLRPAILYGIDSRAADEIRIIQQIQASSGETGRALTSQSAAPKVLWLKRNEPEVFRKACTIVSATGFLVYRLTGIATIDVPTAVEFNPLFDPVKLEWDPRWCCELGIPQAILPRVVPATEVVGRVTPWAAQKTGIPAGTPVIAGTGDVLADRLAMGMTLPGDSALTYGTTMTVSVLVKSIKNDSRLLIGPYVIPGLYRVSGATNASGSLLSWLCRILGSDAETDDWRRRIEQDASGIEPGSEGLIVLPYFNGERTPIFDDRVRGLIAGLTLSHTPAHIYRAFIEATAYALLHNLEVMEENGCRPERVVSSGGGTRSELWLQIVSDVTGLEQVILDQLWGAPLGAAFLAAIATGAIGVFEEVKTWTRPQRIIRPNAERSRLYADYYRVFRQLYLATRPYLHQLSR